One segment of Choloepus didactylus isolate mChoDid1 chromosome 15, mChoDid1.pri, whole genome shotgun sequence DNA contains the following:
- the LOC119510667 gene encoding LOW QUALITY PROTEIN: olfactory receptor 13A1 (The sequence of the model RefSeq protein was modified relative to this genomic sequence to represent the inferred CDS: inserted 1 base in 1 codon), whose product MKLWVEFLLRVPETXLSPSTMSNQTLVTEFILQGFSEHPEYRMLLFSCFLSLYSMALTGNVLIVLAITFNPGLHTSMYFFLFNLASMDIICTSSVMPKALEGLLSEESSISYGGCMAQLYFLTWTASSELLLLTVMAYDRYAAICHPLHYSTMMSMAFCSMLAAGVWGLCAFNTAIHTGLMTRLEFCGPNVITHFFCEVPPLLLLSCSSTYVNSIMIVLADAFYGLANFLMTVVSYGFIISNILKMRTVEGKKKAFSTCSSHLTVVCMYYTAVFYAYISPVSSYSAEKSKLAGVLYTMLSPTLNPLIYTLRNKEVKAALRRLFPFFRN is encoded by the exons ATGAAGCTGTGGGTGGAGTTTCTCCTGAGAGTTCCAGAAA TTCTCAGCCCGAGCACCATGAGTAACCAGACTCTGGTAACAGAGTTCATCCTACAAGGCTTTTCAGAACACCCAGAATACCGGATGCTCTTATTCAgctgtttcctctctctctacTCCATGGCCCTGACTGGTAATGTCCTCATCGTCTTGGCCATCACCTTCAACCCCGGGCTCCACACatccatgtactttttcctcttcaACCTggcctccatggacattatctgCACCTCCTCTGTCATGCCCAAAGCCCTGGAGGGTCTGCTGTCAGAGGAGAGCTCCATCTCCTACGGGGGCTGCATGGCCCAGCtctacttcctcacctggactgcaTCCTCGGAGCTGCTCCTCCTCACCGTCATGGCCTATGACCGGTACGCGGCCATCTGCCACCCCCTACATTACAGCACCATGATGAGCATGGCCTTCTGCAGCATGCTGGCTGCTGGCGTGTGGGGGCTCTGCGCCTTCAACACAGCCATCCACACCGGGCTGATGACGCGCCTGGAATTCTGTGGCCCCAACGTCATTACCCATTTCTTCTGCGAGGTGCCCCCTCTGCTCCTCCTCTCCTGCAGCTCCACCTACGTGAACAGCATCATGATTGTCCTGGCTGATGCCTTCTATGGCTTAGCCAACTTCCTGATGACCGTCGTGTCCTATGGCTTCATCATCTCCAACATCCTCAAGATGCGCACGGTGGAGGGGAAGAagaaagccttctccacctgctcctcccacctcacCGTGGTGTGCATGTATTACACGGCTGTCTTCTATGCCTACATAAGCCCCGTCTCCAGCTACAGTGCGGAGAAGAGCAAGTTGGCTGGCGTGCTGTACACCATGCTGAGCCCGACCCTCAACCCCCTCATCTATACTTTGAGAAATAAGGAGGTCAAAGCAGCACTCAGGAGGCTTTTCCCCTTCTTCAGAAATTAA